One stretch of Acidobacteriota bacterium DNA includes these proteins:
- a CDS encoding type III pantothenate kinase encodes MLLAMDVGNTNTVLGVYSGDKLVADWRLRTAREQTVDEYGILTRDLFRLAGMAHARIEGVVIASVVPPLNSTLAQMAERYFKRQAIFVSAGESTVMPVLYDNPLEVGADRIANGIAAYAKYGGPCVVVDFGTAINFDVVSRNGEYMGGVLAPGIGIAADALSARAARLFRVEISDPGEIIGTNTARSLQAGFFYGFVGMVDGILERLKNELGPRTHVVATGGQAALIAGGSKYIEAVDEHLTLEGLRLYWEQGKKQRSRKESSRKR; translated from the coding sequence CTGCTGCTGGCCATGGATGTCGGCAACACCAATACCGTGCTAGGCGTGTATTCCGGCGACAAGCTGGTCGCCGACTGGCGGCTGCGCACCGCGCGTGAGCAGACTGTGGACGAGTACGGAATCCTCACCCGCGACCTGTTCCGGCTGGCGGGAATGGCGCATGCGCGTATCGAAGGTGTTGTGATCGCCAGTGTAGTCCCGCCGCTCAATAGCACACTGGCCCAGATGGCGGAGCGCTACTTCAAACGCCAGGCCATTTTTGTTTCCGCGGGAGAGAGCACGGTGATGCCGGTGCTCTATGACAATCCGCTCGAGGTGGGCGCGGATCGCATCGCCAACGGCATTGCGGCATACGCCAAGTACGGCGGCCCCTGCGTGGTGGTCGACTTCGGCACGGCGATCAATTTTGATGTGGTCTCGCGGAATGGCGAGTACATGGGCGGAGTACTCGCGCCCGGCATCGGCATTGCCGCCGATGCCTTGTCGGCACGCGCCGCGCGTTTGTTTCGCGTGGAGATCAGCGATCCGGGAGAGATCATCGGCACCAACACGGCCCGTTCGCTGCAAGCCGGCTTTTTTTATGGATTTGTCGGCATGGTGGACGGCATCCTGGAGCGCCTGAAAAACGAGCTGGGACCGCGCACGCATGTGGTAGCCACAGGCGGACAGGCGGCGCTGATCGCAGGAGGGTCCAAATACATCGAAGCAGTCGATGAACATCTGACGCTGGAAGGGCTTCGCCTGTACTGGGAGCAAGGGAAAAAACAGCGCTCGCGCAAGGAGTCCTCCCGTAAACGCTGA
- a CDS encoding biotin--[acetyl-CoA-carboxylase] ligase — translation MPENYIAAAVRQSLASSGAGDARHERFGCPFHFYETMDSTMTEAARLAEAGAPTGTLVMAEEQTAGRGRLGRQWVSESGAGLYFTLILRPTLAPAATPMLTLMAGVSLAEAVRPFVSDRVDLRWPNDLLISEKKCAGILVEMRADPERAQSERRWHVLLGIGINVNNTEFPEGLETEPTSLLLEAGQPIPRVDLLISVLKRLEEDYNSLLVDGAQPILKRFSTISSYASGKRVRAGEDGHFITGTTEGLTPEGVLLLRRDDGGLEKIIAGHVRPL, via the coding sequence ATGCCGGAGAATTACATTGCCGCAGCCGTCCGGCAGTCATTGGCTTCCAGTGGCGCAGGCGATGCCCGTCATGAACGATTCGGGTGCCCGTTTCATTTTTACGAGACCATGGACTCGACCATGACGGAGGCCGCGCGTCTCGCGGAAGCGGGCGCTCCCACCGGCACTCTGGTGATGGCGGAGGAACAGACCGCTGGGCGAGGGCGGCTCGGGCGGCAGTGGGTCTCCGAGTCCGGCGCGGGTCTCTACTTCACGCTGATTCTTCGCCCCACTCTCGCGCCCGCGGCCACGCCGATGCTGACACTGATGGCAGGCGTTAGTCTGGCCGAAGCCGTGCGGCCGTTCGTTTCCGACAGAGTGGACCTGCGCTGGCCCAACGATTTATTGATTAGCGAGAAAAAATGCGCCGGAATACTGGTAGAGATGCGCGCCGATCCAGAACGCGCCCAATCGGAGCGACGGTGGCACGTGCTGCTGGGCATTGGCATCAACGTGAACAACACGGAGTTTCCGGAAGGGCTGGAGACGGAGCCAACATCGTTATTATTGGAGGCCGGGCAGCCCATCCCGCGTGTGGATCTGCTGATTTCCGTCCTGAAGCGGCTGGAGGAGGACTATAATTCATTACTGGTGGACGGCGCGCAACCGATACTGAAGCGATTTTCAACCATCTCCAGTTATGCCAGCGGCAAACGCGTCCGCGCCGGTGAAGACGGGCATTTTATAACCGGAACAACAGAGGGTCTAACGCCAGAGGGCGTTCTGCTTTTGCGCCGCGATGACGGTGGGTTGGAAAAAATAATTGCGGGCCACGTAAGACCACTGTAA